The Rosa rugosa chromosome 1, drRosRugo1.1, whole genome shotgun sequence genomic sequence TAGGTGATAAATCTATAAACACACTTAGGGTACATGAAAGTATAGtagccaaaagattcaaaacattcataaacatcaaaacacatgaaaatttacattatttgcacataagtttggctagggccaatccaactactcacaacacatgctattacaaatacaagccatgaacatcaaattaaagagagaaggaagagaaaagagaagaactaCCCAACCTCCCACCTAGCTCTCAAAGATGTCAAATGATGGGATCGGTTTTCGGTTTTTACAACCCAAAAAACCATACACATCCACAAAGCTCAAGAACAAGGGCTTGGATATATGAAAGCAAGTGTTGTGATTGATTTAGAGTGTGTAGTAACTTCGGTTTTGGTGAAACCCAAGTGCCTACACACCTATTTCTCACACAAACTTAAAGAACTATGTACAAGGTATGAAAAATAACCTAAaactagagaaaagagagattttgaTGCTCCAAAATGAGGGAGCCAAGGGGATGCATTGTTTTGGAAGTGAGAAGAGGCTATTTAATGGCCAAGGCAATTCAAATCAATGGTGGATATCAAAATGAATCAATGCTGAGATCTaattgacaaatgtgtaagcacaaaatgtggatctagtctTTGACTCTACATAGAAATGACAGTTTCTGATCTACGGATCTAGTGTCACAATAGTGACAGAGGCAATTattatcgtaaggctgaacctcggccgaggtgacaggttatgattcagttagagctcttgTCTGTATGCCATTATATGTCATGGGGGTAACACGAGGTTACTTATGTCTCATGAATACAcattttttaaaagagagtttcaagtGGTTTCCTTCTTTTATCATTGATTTCGGATTGCTTTAATTACTTTTGAGTTGTGAAATTGTCAAGCATGCGGGTTTGTGTCATTTTAATTGAgattactcatacgagcttaaaaagcttaccgggtttgttattTGAAAtcctggtgcactattccatggtgtagcggTTATTCCTGCAGGTGAGGACAACCAGGGCTGAGTACGAGTCGTAGTTGCAGCAGTTTAGGTTTAGAACCTATTTTTGTTAGTGTACTGCTCTTTTTGGTATGCTCCTGGCGAGCGTTTACATTTGTATATCGGTTCTCTCGAGTTTTGTAAATACTTGTTGATGTGACGTTCGACTCGAGTGATTGAGTCTTCATTGAGactatgattttggattattgTTATTGCTTAGATTAAATTGAAAAAGTTTCTATGCATGCAATTTCGGGCAGTTGGTTAAGTTTTTGCGtttttcggatttgaatttctttattcaaaattcggagCGTGACATGTAATATTCTCAAACCCATTTACAAGCACCAAATTACTAATAGGACTAGCATTGTGTACATACATGGCAACTGCCGGCCATAATTAACACTCATACTTAACCATGTCACCTTGGCGGAATGACTTCAGTGGAGTGATCTCTGGAAACACAGCAAGACTACCTCCACCGGCAAGCCAACTCCAGGCCGAAACATGCCTTGACGTGCCGACACGCGCCACCCAAAGTTGTCTCTGTAGAAAGAACCAAAACTCAGGAAACTGAAGggtatcagtcccacatcgaaaacaagagtGAGGTAACTCACTAttccacctataaaaggtccacttctctctcttcattgtACGCATTCAATAGCTATCTACCGCTACATTTGTCAATACAAGTACATCGTTTAACTTTAGCATCGGAGGAgtgaagaccgccaaccgcggtctcccctcttgacgccgttgtatttctcttgacagattAGCGGGATTTCACGAACCATACACATATCGGAAGATTGGACCCTTGTCCACGTTATCGGAAGCCGACATCATATGGCGGTATTATGAGCATTAacatttggcgccgtctgtgggaatcttTGAACTAAGAGTCATTTCCCATTAACCTACCATGGCTAGCGAAAGCGGCGAGGGCATCAGAGACCAAGCAGATTAGGCCGCCAACCCTCAGCCCAACCCTACCAACCCATCAACCGTAAATCGTGAATTATTTACCACACCAAGTAACGTAGACGGTCAAAATATCAACACCCCCGGGGCACTCCCAACGCAATCTGTCGTGGAAAACCAAACCGGCACAAGCCGTCAGACACATGGCCGGGACCTTGCTGCTATGTTAGAGATAGCCTTGGCAGACTTGCACAACGCAAACAAAGAGCGGGAAAAGAAGAGAAGGGAAAAGGCGGAAGCTCAAAACCAAGTGGCGACGCTATTGTCCAAATTTGACGAGTTAAAGAAAACACTGGGAACGAATGCACGACCAATCCAGAGTGAGTACTCCCAAAGCGCAAGGCTTGGTCCAAGCACAGGGACAAGGGCAGCACTGATACCGGTAATCCCAATAGGTGTCGCTCTAAACCCAGATGAACTGGCGGGATTAGAACCTGCACCACCACCGCAGTTGGCACAAGAGCAGGTAGCAGACTCACAACCGCAATACGACAACTCGTTCAGTGCCGGTCAACAAAGAGGAACCGGAAACATGCTTGCACCACGACAACAGATTGTGGCGCCAACCCAACACATGCTGAGACTGACTGTCGACGCCACCGCCTTGATACTGGAAAAAATGTGGGAGCTAGAGGAAAGGTTACTCAGAGCTGAGGCTGTCACTCAACCACTAGCGCAGAATTCACTCTTTGCGGCACGACCTGGTCCATTTACCGCTAGAATTTTACAAACCGTCATACCCACATATGCCAATTTGGCGGCTCAACAGATCCATTCGTGCACATGGATACTTTCAAGAAGGTGACAAATAATAAGGGATTTGATGACGCAACGCTTTGTCACctattcagcgaaacgttggatggcgaggcaatgagttggtttTTCGAATGCCCACCAGGTTCCATGGACTCATTCTCAGCTCTGTCAAACGTATTTATGTCGAGATTCATTCTCATGACGGACGATTACCACAACTCCAGTCAACTATTCAGCATCAACCAAGGTATTGATGAGTCgttgaaatcatatgtcacaagGTGGAGAACCACCACATCGAGATGTCGGGATCTCGACAAAACCATGGTgctggcggccttcaagcagggactccacAAGGCAAGTTTTCTATATCACCTTAACTGCAATTGTCCAAACGCCACATATGACTACGTCATGAATGAGGCAGTCCTACACGCCCAAGCTGAATACAGCACCTATGGCGccacaccaccatcaccacaaaCTCCACTTAAAAACCCCCAACCCGCCACATTCCAACAAGgaaacaccaccaccactccAAACATAACCACACTGCCCAATGACAAAAAAAGGGAATGGCAGCAGGGTAATTACCAGGACAAGCGGCAAAAGGATCAACAGTATCATAACAAGGGCAACATATTTTTTCACAACAATCGCCGTGACAATCGCCACAATAAGCCCGCCACAAATGCTCAAAAATTTGAGGTTTTTACAGTCTTAACAGCGtcatatgaagaaatatatgatCAGTGCAAAGATCAAatcccaccaccacccccaagaaagtacCCCAGAGTAggaaaacctagaaacaccggcaaaTGGTGCAAACACCATGAAGATAGCGGTCACAACACTAACGACTGCAATTGAGTCATTATACCGCGATGGAAAGCTGGAGCAGTATAAGGTCCAACAACAACCTCCGGTTGTCGCCAACATCGAGCCAATGCAGCGGATTAACACCATTGATGGCGGTGCTTTCATAGGCAGCTTGTCACACAGAGCAAGAAAGCGTTATGAGCGCGCTAACCACCCAAAAGAGGTATTCAATATCCGCTATGACCGGTCAGCCAAAATGGCAAAACGTGGTTGGGAACCAATCACTTTCTCCGAGGAGGAGGAACGAGGTATTCACTCACCTCATGACGACCCATTTCTGATAGATGCCATTCTCGACAAGTGGTCCGTAGGAAGGGTACTGAGAGATAGCGGGTCCACTGTCAATGTCATATTCAACGGTTATTACAAGCAACTGCAACGCAACAACAAACTCCTGCAAGACCACGAGCCACTACTTAGTTTCTCCGGCGACGTGACCCAACCTCTGGGGTCAGACTATATGCGCTTGTCGGTCGGAACAGTCCCCTGTACGGCGGAAATACTGACAACGCAaaaaagcaagcgcgcaatttaaccctgcaaaatgtagttgtcagtatagaataagtagggatcgttctagccggggattgagggtacacctgtaattgcaaaaacaagtaaagaattaatacaagtaaaaagtattatatttacaaaattatatacaaaagaaacaaGTAATCAAAAATGGGGGATttagaattaaaattaaaaattaacataaataaaataaagaaaatataaaaacacagggtaaagctatagtatgttaacatttctcatacatcaactatttttatcactttaaagactcatgttaccactttgaggactaatattactattttgtggactcatatggtaaactaaaaaaatttaccactttaaggactcatgttaccactttgaggactaatattactattttgaggactcatgtggtaactaagaaaatttatcactttaaggactcatgttaccactttgaggactaatattactattttgaggactcaaattaccacttttaagacaattgtatgcatgtcatacgttaacattttgtagaattttccaaaaagacatatacaagggtggaacgcaaggaataaagatcaaaaccacatctatatgaatgaaatccattTACAATttctatagttgattatctatgtcatgagaaagaagttgaccatgtgaaacgttagaaagcaaacgatttctcatattttactttccttcaatatttaatctaagtgaaagcacctaaattaaatctattgaacatgcaatcatagtctagaaagctagatactcaagaacacattcaacgcatgaagaacaaagaaatgatgtcaaccaaagtgcacaacctagtatgaaaaagttcatctatttgcaatcctccttaattgatttcgacttttgtccaaagccttcactacttaaatctagctccaattacatgcatatatcctaagttggccatcaaagaacataagcatgcaaaagttttctataatccaaaatcaatcaagcaatctcacataagcaacatataaatcaacacataaaaatcacaactttatttcaaaacatataaatgggctttaaactttgcccttaacgtcatgttaactagaattcataactctacgaatcaaacaaaggaaaacaaaagaaagtatgaaatacaccgtgaaagatgaatgacatgCCTTGAGACAAaaaacttgaagatccttgaaagcaagcaattttctagggacgacacaagggtggatggcggataggatcttgatgtattgcatggcttcttctcctccttggttgtgacgcagagcttctgaaagCTAGAGAATGAAGAGAACTTTGATGATATTTATTTTCTGAGGGAGAGAGGTGTTTTTGAAGTTGTGTGGTGTGTTGttgatgctcctatttataggaggatggcaccttagtctccaagtcttcaagattgatccacacagcattaaccaatcaaataatgccacgtcagctctgctatgtcatccacccaatcaaaaagcttcaaaatcaatccctaatatattttTGCTGAATTTTCCATgatttaatctgattttattcacaattttcggccaaatgtctaggcatgaacctagacaatgtatctggaCTCATTTTCGaacttttctcccttaaatctctccatggctttatccttaacatcctccccttgattttctcttgattttcacattaaaattgcagattttattctctaatttcagccaacatatcttgagggaattaaggaacgaatctagacttgttttgagtcttttcttgttgcacaatcccttgaaactctcccaagattttctcaatgtaatctccttgattctctccttaattttcacattatctccatcatttcccatgcaaaaatcagatttaatctcccataatatctcccacgtcatcttcaagccatatggtctcctaatgccttcaggactctcctaatgccttcagctcatttctgcatcccttgtgccttgcctttgtcatctccaatgtctcacatccttcatgtgtctttaagctcatttccttgtcatttattccaatgtacctagaaaatagaaactaaattaaaaatgattaagtaaaggaaataactaagaaaaatatgatgaaataattattaaaacgtcgcataaaaATGCTCTTATCAAATACATACCGAATTCATTGTGGTAGACTGCTTCAGCTCATACAACGCCATTATCGGTCGCCCAGCtctcaacaaactcaaatgCATCATAGCCGGATACATGCTACTCATGAAATTCCCAACACCCAACGGCACTGGATCTGTAAGGGGAAGCCAGTCAATtgcacgagaatgttactcaacaACGGTGTCAAGATCAAGAGGCCGCCATGAAATTTTAACAGTAGCCAATACACCACAGTTGACGGACAAAATTGATGACCCCGGAGATGACGAGGAAAAGTACTACCAAAAAGAGCCCGTCAACCCAGAGACGTCGCTCCGCACTGTAAGCATCTCCAATGAGCACCCAGAGAGAACTGTTCGTATCGGCCCCCAACTCTCCCCCGAGATAGCGGCTGAACTCACCCAGTTTCTCAAGGAGAACGCCGTAGTTTTTGCATGGTCGTACGCCGACATGCCAGGAATCTCTCCCGACATAATTCAACATAAACTCAGCATATGGCCAGCCTTTTACCCCGTCAAGCAGAAGCGACGGGCATTTGATGAAGAAAGATATCAGGCCATCAGGGAAGAAGTAACCAAGTTACGCGACATAGACTTTATTCGTCAGGTTCATTATCCACAATGGATTTCCAACGTGGTAATGGTAAAGAAACCTACAGggaagtggcggatgtgtgtcgacttcaaaggTCTGAACAAGGCATGTcctaaggatagcttcccgctacctcTCATTGACCAATTGGTTGATGCAACAGCAGGACATAAGCTACTCAGTATGATGGATGCTTTTTCTGGCTACAACCAGATAAAGATGCACCCCGGCCACCAGGAGCACACAACATTCACCACCGAGAAGGGGTTGtattgctacaatgtcatgcccttTGGCCTCAAAAATGCCGGAGCCACATACCAACGGTTGATGAACGCAATGTTTACAAAACACTTGGGTAAGATCATTGAGGTATATGTCGACGACATGCTTGTAAAAAGCGTAAAAGCCAGCGGCCATGTAGCCAACCTCCGCATCATCTTTGCCATCTTGCTAGCATATGGGATGCCCCTGAATccagagaagtgtttctttggcgtAACCGCCAACAAGTTCCTCGGATATATAGTTAGTGAGCGGGGAATAGAAGCTAACCCCGACAAAATACAGGCAGTCATAAACATGAAATCTCTAGAGAAAAAAGTTGTACCTAGAAAAGTTAACGGctctctcccggttcatctccAGGTTAACCGACAAATGCCTACCCTTCTTCAAGGCAATTAAGCGGTCCCATTGTAAAGTGGTCGACTGGACGCCTGATTGTGAAGCAGCGTTTCAAAACCGCAAGGAATATTTGGCCTCTGTTCCGCTACACTCAACTCCGGTACCAGGCAAAACACTATACATCTACCTAGGAATATCCAAATCCGCCATCAGCTGCGCAATTGTCCGCATGGAGGCCGGTATTCTATGTCGGCAGGGGGATGAATGGAGCGGAAACAAGATACCCGCCACTTGAGCAACTGGCGCTAACACTTATAATGGGCACCAGGAGGTTACGTCAATATTTCCAAGCACATACAATCCATGTTCTCACAAATCAACCGCTAAAGCAAGTTCTCCAAAGTCCGGAACACTCAGGACGCCTTAGCTAATGGGCAATAGAACTAAGCGAGTTCGACATcgattacaagccaagaaccgccctCAGGGGACAGGCTGTTGCTGACTTCATAGTAGAGTTAACAGAACCACAACCTGAGCATGCCACCGAGGTGATATCGGAAGACAGAATACAGCAACCTGAGGCCGCACAGGCAAAGAC encodes the following:
- the LOC133726695 gene encoding uncharacterized protein LOC133726695 — translated: MDTFKKVTNNKGFDDATLCHLFSETLDGEAMSWFFECPPGSMDSFSALSNVFMSRFILMTDDYHNSSQLFSINQGIDESLKSYVTRWRTTTSRCRDLDKTMVLAAFKQGLHKASFLYHLNCNCPNATYDYVMNEAVLHAQAEYSTYGATPPSPQTPLKNPQPATFQQGNTTTTPNITTLPNDKKREWQQGNYQDKRQKDQQYHNKGNIFFHNNRRDNRHNKPATNAQKFEVFTVLTASYEEIYDQCKDQIPPPPPRKYPRVGKPRNTGKWCKHHEDSGHNTNDCN